From Candidatus Zixiibacteriota bacterium, one genomic window encodes:
- a CDS encoding sigma-54 dependent transcriptional regulator, with protein MKNILLVDDDKDVSRSLANLFDSDKFHFNFLEDGSDVSRFLSSNNDVDLVMLDVNLPTMSGLDVLKQIRKHLDQVPVIMISGFVSTENAMEAMREGAYEYLTKPFEIEKLIDTVNKACGFVASRKLPTLASPDSVTTQLDEIVGQSPEIVEIAKLIGQVSKSDAAVLIFGESGTGKELVARAIHRNSKRRNNAFLSVNCAALPETLLESELFGHEKGAFTGAYYKRIGKFEQADTGTLFLDEIGDMSMLTQAKLLRVLQEKQVERVGGNESIKVDVRIIAATNKSLVQAMKEGSFRVDLFYRLKVVSLFIPPLRERKPDIGLLVDYFRSKFSNSLGVQTKSVSKKAMALLLKYPWPGNVRELENNVHTALVMSKNDTLEAEDFPSLAEGTPKIEFDLSVLQDDYTETFKKIIDPVMPKLISNSPGRIYHFLESALERAVISSCLKHFEGNQVKASETLGISRNTLRDRIAKFNLY; from the coding sequence ATGAAAAACATACTTCTCGTAGACGATGACAAAGACGTATCCCGCTCGCTGGCAAACTTGTTTGACAGCGATAAATTCCATTTTAATTTTCTCGAAGACGGCTCCGATGTAAGTCGTTTCCTGAGCTCCAACAACGATGTCGATCTGGTCATGCTCGATGTCAATCTGCCGACGATGTCGGGTCTTGATGTACTCAAGCAGATTCGTAAGCACCTCGACCAGGTTCCAGTCATTATGATCTCAGGATTTGTTTCGACTGAAAATGCTATGGAAGCAATGCGTGAGGGGGCTTATGAGTATCTGACCAAACCCTTCGAAATAGAAAAACTCATTGATACAGTCAACAAGGCATGCGGGTTTGTTGCTTCACGCAAGTTGCCGACTCTGGCCTCTCCCGATTCTGTAACAACGCAACTCGATGAAATAGTCGGACAGTCGCCCGAAATTGTGGAAATAGCAAAACTTATCGGTCAGGTTTCGAAATCGGACGCCGCTGTACTTATTTTCGGCGAATCAGGGACAGGCAAAGAGCTTGTTGCTCGCGCCATTCACCGCAACTCGAAACGCCGCAATAATGCATTTCTGTCGGTCAACTGCGCCGCGCTTCCTGAAACATTGCTCGAATCAGAGCTTTTTGGCCATGAAAAAGGCGCATTTACCGGAGCGTATTATAAACGCATAGGCAAGTTCGAACAGGCCGATACCGGAACACTCTTTCTTGACGAGATTGGTGATATGTCAATGCTCACGCAGGCCAAACTCCTCCGTGTGCTCCAGGAAAAGCAGGTCGAACGAGTGGGTGGCAACGAGTCAATAAAGGTCGATGTACGGATTATCGCGGCCACCAATAAATCGCTTGTGCAGGCGATGAAGGAAGGATCTTTCCGGGTCGACCTATTCTATAGATTAAAAGTGGTCTCGCTCTTTATTCCACCGCTTAGGGAACGCAAACCGGATATAGGACTGCTTGTCGATTATTTCAGGAGCAAGTTCTCGAATAGTCTGGGAGTGCAGACAAAGTCGGTCTCGAAAAAGGCGATGGCCCTCCTGCTGAAATATCCGTGGCCGGGAAATGTGCGCGAACTTGAGAATAATGTCCATACTGCGCTTGTAATGTCAAAAAATGACACCCTTGAGGCCGAGGACTTCCCAAGTCTCGCCGAGGGAACTCCCAAAATCGAGTTCGATCTCTCTGTCCTTCAGGATGACTACACCGAAACTTTCAAGAAGATAATCGACCCGGTAATGCCGAAACTTATCAGCAATTCGCCAGGCCGCATATATCACTTCCTTGAGTCGGCACTTGAGCGGGCGGTTATCTCCTCGTGTTTGAAGCACTTCGAAGGAAATCAAGTGAAAGCCTCAGAGACGCTTGGGATTTCCCGCAACACCCTCCGCGACCGAATCGCCAAGTTCAATTTGTATTGA
- a CDS encoding fibronectin type III domain-containing protein, whose translation MSKRLLVATGMLALALFGCSRHIETRNPVNPLPDAPPAPSQIQALLNNQSVTLTWSVANPAGIVSFKVYTYDSTGTTLLQSQTTTAYTFTVTGLLLNQRYQFSVASVNADGIEGERSSPVVATLSVLTITVNNNNKYVNSRSVQIQINATSNTTHITLSEDSTFADAVRTPFTSQKSFTLSSGEGEKTVYARLTFVNGSETGQALRDKIILDTRASIDSVFFIPQNKTFSAADTIYFGLNSRESGGDATVSLPGLSQIELFDDGSVAGDIASDGLYMARYIVQTDLVIANAVVTGKFTDEAGNAATASTAKSLLSIQSAPQAVQLVSATALSTFKINLSWTVNASSAFSWYRIYRHSTNLVSNLSLLVQTITDKNTVNIVDTTAEPLSKYYYRVYVCNSIGLSVGSNVDSATTPANTAPAGVTIAGVYTDPNNIKLAWTRNEDADFASYRIYRAPSGTVDTLDQLVSIINNKSTDTYTDYVTATTMRYRIYVYDRHGLATGSNEIIVFIL comes from the coding sequence ATGTCGAAACGATTACTTGTCGCTACAGGTATGTTGGCGCTTGCCTTATTTGGCTGTAGCCGGCATATAGAAACACGCAATCCTGTGAACCCACTCCCGGATGCGCCACCCGCCCCATCTCAAATTCAGGCACTATTAAATAATCAATCTGTCACCCTGACATGGAGCGTCGCCAATCCAGCTGGCATCGTGAGCTTCAAGGTCTATACGTACGACTCGACGGGCACCACGCTCCTCCAAAGTCAGACTACTACTGCCTACACCTTTACCGTCACGGGACTGCTGCTCAACCAGCGGTATCAGTTTAGCGTCGCATCTGTCAACGCCGACGGTATAGAGGGAGAACGTTCATCACCGGTAGTAGCTACCCTTTCAGTGTTGACAATCACGGTAAATAACAACAATAAGTATGTCAATAGCCGCTCGGTCCAAATTCAGATCAATGCCACTTCGAATACTACGCATATCACCCTCTCCGAGGATTCGACATTTGCCGACGCGGTAAGGACTCCATTTACTTCGCAGAAGTCATTCACCCTGTCGTCTGGCGAGGGGGAAAAGACAGTCTATGCGCGACTTACTTTTGTGAATGGCTCGGAGACTGGCCAAGCCCTTCGCGACAAAATCATTTTAGACACACGCGCTTCAATTGATTCAGTATTTTTCATTCCCCAAAATAAGACCTTCTCTGCGGCAGATACCATCTACTTTGGATTAAATTCCCGTGAGAGCGGGGGAGATGCCACCGTTTCATTGCCGGGATTGAGCCAGATTGAACTGTTCGACGACGGCTCTGTAGCGGGCGATATTGCCAGCGATGGATTGTATATGGCGCGATATATCGTGCAGACGGATCTGGTGATTGCAAATGCAGTAGTTACCGGAAAATTCACTGACGAGGCTGGCAATGCGGCTACTGCATCAACTGCAAAAAGCCTGCTCAGCATTCAGAGCGCTCCGCAAGCAGTGCAGCTTGTTTCGGCCACAGCGCTGTCGACCTTCAAAATAAATTTAAGCTGGACGGTCAATGCGAGTTCGGCATTTTCATGGTATCGTATTTACCGCCACAGCACAAATCTTGTAAGCAATTTGTCATTGTTAGTTCAGACTATAACGGACAAGAACACGGTTAATATTGTTGACACCACAGCTGAACCATTGAGCAAATATTATTACCGTGTTTATGTATGCAATTCGATTGGACTCTCGGTCGGCTCAAATGTAGATAGTGCAACCACACCGGCCAATACCGCTCCTGCAGGTGTAACAATTGCTGGAGTATACACCGATCCAAACAATATCAAACTTGCCTGGACCCGAAATGAAGACGCTGATTTTGCAAGTTATCGCATCTATCGGGCGCCATCAGGAACTGTGGATACCCTCGATCAATTAGTCTCGATAATAAACAATAAGTCGACAGACACCTATACCGATTATGTAACCGCAACAACGATGCGCTACAGAATCTATGTCTATGACCGTCATGGTCTGGCGACCGGATCAAATGAAATTATTGTCTTCATACTGTAG
- a CDS encoding DUF5683 domain-containing protein: MKKRIFVIFVIMALGTSNVLFAQNTATGDFTVTSTPGGAEVMLKGEATVTGISPVSFRYPLIGSYEIIVKRFGYERYSTRLNIDPAKSSQLDVTLIPKTRLKAAVRSFFVPGWGQRYTDQSSKGYVFHLLAVTTITGFLLVNDHFNEKLDVHQAFSDEYDRAVARQSNPGDLAPYANRLNKAREEAYDAENLRRISIGAVAGVWLVSVVDAIFFFPEDRGAFSIKGLSLAPELQIDKVGMTLSCNF, from the coding sequence TTGAAGAAACGGATTTTCGTCATTTTTGTTATTATGGCTTTGGGAACATCAAACGTTCTCTTTGCTCAAAATACTGCAACAGGTGATTTCACTGTGACATCGACTCCGGGCGGGGCGGAAGTAATGCTTAAGGGCGAGGCGACCGTCACGGGTATTTCGCCGGTGAGTTTTCGTTATCCGCTTATTGGAAGTTACGAAATAATAGTGAAGAGATTCGGATACGAACGCTACAGCACGCGTTTGAATATCGATCCTGCAAAGAGTTCGCAGCTCGATGTCACACTTATTCCAAAGACAAGGCTCAAAGCGGCCGTCCGCTCGTTCTTTGTCCCGGGCTGGGGGCAACGCTACACTGATCAATCATCGAAGGGATACGTATTCCATCTTCTGGCCGTAACGACAATTACCGGATTTCTTTTGGTCAATGATCATTTCAACGAAAAGCTTGACGTTCATCAAGCCTTCTCCGACGAATATGATCGCGCTGTCGCAAGACAGTCGAACCCCGGTGACCTTGCGCCGTATGCGAACCGCCTTAATAAAGCCCGCGAAGAGGCTTACGACGCCGAGAATCTACGCCGGATCTCCATCGGCGCTGTCGCCGGTGTGTGGCTTGTCAGCGTTGTTGATGCAATTTTCTTTTTTCCCGAAGACCGAGGCGCTTTTTCCATCAAGGGATTAAGCCTCGCTCCGGAACTTCAAATTGACAAGGTGGGGATGACTCTGTCGTGCAACTTCTAA
- a CDS encoding sugar transferase encodes MSNLEGKYSQTNDNSVALPNLGSVRYGYASGSEVAGDSLSDNNDFILSPLRIKFFFGEVFGLLFIALTTLYIFAMPAALTKSGQLKAQMNAAMKRIIDIVGASTGLFLTLPFWIILPLLIKLGSNGPVFYTQVRVGVNRRKSDRRFVKKVGVADQRDRERRREQHFGTLFNVIKFRTMIHDAEKASGPVWSSINDQRITKIGSFLRKFRIDEIPQFINILKGEMSLVGPRPERPCFVRDLSTKVDGYSHRLKVKPGLTGLAQVENGYDSSIASVTEKVRFDLQYIKGWSLLADVRILCRTVIVVVTGRGAC; translated from the coding sequence GTGAGTAATCTTGAAGGGAAATATTCCCAAACGAACGACAACTCGGTGGCATTGCCGAATTTAGGCTCTGTTAGATATGGGTATGCCAGCGGTTCCGAAGTTGCCGGAGACTCACTTTCGGACAATAATGATTTCATCCTTTCCCCCCTCCGAATCAAGTTTTTCTTTGGCGAAGTGTTCGGATTGCTTTTCATTGCGCTTACAACATTGTATATTTTTGCGATGCCCGCGGCGTTGACCAAATCCGGTCAGCTCAAGGCACAGATGAATGCTGCGATGAAAAGAATTATTGATATTGTCGGTGCCTCGACCGGTTTGTTTCTCACCCTCCCATTTTGGATTATCCTTCCCCTATTGATAAAGCTCGGTTCAAACGGCCCTGTTTTCTACACACAAGTTCGTGTAGGAGTGAACCGTCGGAAATCTGATCGCCGCTTTGTCAAAAAAGTCGGCGTTGCCGATCAGCGGGATCGCGAGCGTCGACGTGAACAACATTTCGGGACGCTTTTTAATGTAATCAAGTTTCGCACCATGATTCATGATGCCGAGAAGGCTTCGGGCCCGGTCTGGTCGTCCATAAATGATCAGCGAATTACAAAAATCGGCTCTTTCTTAAGGAAGTTCCGCATTGATGAAATCCCGCAATTCATTAATATCCTCAAAGGCGAGATGTCCCTTGTTGGACCTCGTCCGGAACGCCCGTGCTTTGTGAGGGATTTGTCTACCAAAGTCGACGGCTATAGTCACCGTCTCAAAGTAAAACCGGGTCTGACCGGATTAGCCCAGGTCGAAAATGGCTACGATTCTTCTATAGCCAGCGTTACTGAAAAAGTGCGTTTCGATCTGCAGTACATAAAAGGCTGGTCTCTCTTGGCAGACGTGCGGATTCTCTGCCGGACAGTCATTGTTGTAGTCACTGGCCGCGGCGCTTGCTGA
- a CDS encoding PorV/PorQ family protein produces the protein MVAQLVVMLNSNRSTFNLRPTSNRPLPALALHKGEITITGRDSTMQIARLVRTIRNGIVPFLISLLVTVPLYAQNSSRTTADFLQIGMGARAAGLGGAFTALSEGAVSTYWNPAGLGHLENKEVFLSHFTWYQDISIEHGSFAMPISERLSVAASISYLNYGTIESFNENGVVIGELQAYDWAGGISLGMAINERLSVGATGKIINQRLDTYSGSAYAADFGVKYSMPFVTFGLAATNIGTKMKFDAIDENLPASVRAGVAVRPFDDLMVASADLLKNLYGETVMRNGLEFGFSQKYFLRTGFDHYLTTEMNNTVASLSFGAGLRISSAEFDYAFTPDDAYTSDALHRFSLSFKFGN, from the coding sequence ATGGTGGCTCAACTGGTTGTTATGCTCAACAGCAATAGATCAACATTTAATCTCCGGCCAACCAGCAACCGTCCCCTTCCGGCACTGGCCTTGCATAAAGGGGAGATAACCATAACCGGAAGGGATTCAACTATGCAAATTGCACGATTAGTACGCACTATTAGAAATGGCATTGTGCCGTTTTTGATATCACTCTTGGTAACGGTTCCTCTTTATGCTCAAAACTCAAGCAGAACGACAGCTGACTTTCTTCAAATAGGCATGGGTGCTCGGGCGGCAGGACTTGGAGGCGCATTCACCGCTCTCTCTGAGGGAGCCGTATCCACCTACTGGAACCCGGCCGGCCTTGGACATCTGGAGAATAAGGAAGTCTTTCTCAGTCACTTTACCTGGTATCAGGATATTTCTATTGAGCACGGAAGCTTCGCGATGCCTATTTCCGAGAGGTTGTCGGTTGCGGCTTCAATAAGCTACCTCAACTATGGGACGATCGAAAGCTTTAATGAAAATGGCGTTGTGATTGGTGAACTGCAAGCCTATGACTGGGCGGGAGGTATTTCTCTTGGCATGGCCATCAATGAACGACTCTCCGTCGGCGCAACCGGGAAAATCATCAATCAAAGACTGGATACATACAGCGGCTCGGCATACGCCGCCGATTTTGGCGTCAAGTATTCAATGCCTTTTGTGACATTCGGATTGGCTGCAACCAACATTGGCACAAAGATGAAATTTGATGCTATAGATGAGAACTTGCCGGCATCAGTGCGAGCTGGGGTCGCTGTCAGACCTTTTGACGACCTCATGGTTGCCTCGGCTGATCTATTGAAAAATCTCTACGGCGAAACTGTAATGAGAAACGGTCTTGAATTTGGATTCAGCCAAAAATATTTCCTGCGGACAGGATTTGACCATTATTTGACGACCGAGATGAATAACACCGTGGCATCCTTATCTTTTGGAGCAGGTCTACGCATTTCATCTGCGGAATTTGACTACGCTTTTACTCCGGACGACGCCTACACGTCCGATGCCCTTCATAGATTTTCGCTCTCATTTAAATTCGGGAATTAA